One window of Sulfurospirillum sp. 1612 genomic DNA carries:
- the rho gene encoding transcription termination factor Rho, which yields MNTNSSSDNQKPKGNYRKSRTHVPVEGYKIENLRSMQLDKLVEIATELKVENPNELKRQDLMFEILKSQVNQGGFILFTGILEITHEGYGFLRTTDTNFSDSANDAYVSATQVKKFALRNGDIVTGQVRQPKDQERYYALLKIEAINYLPMQDSRKRPLFENLTPVYPTERIKMEYNSMKITGRVLDLFTPIGKGQRGLIVAPPRSGKTELMKELANGISFNHPEIELIVLLVDERPEEVTDMQRSVNGEVYSSTFDMPASNHVRVANLVIEKAKRRVEMGKDVVILLDSITRLARAYNTVTPSSGKILSGGVDANALHKPKRFFGAARNIEFGGSLTIISTALIETGSRMDEVIFEEFKGTGNSEIVLDRNISDRRIYPAINIMKSATRKEEILVEPETLQKIWAIRSAISQMEDIEALKFLYSKMLKTQDNEELLSTINDG from the coding sequence ATGAATACGAATTCTTCCTCAGATAACCAGAAACCAAAAGGCAATTATCGCAAATCAAGAACTCATGTACCAGTAGAGGGATATAAGATAGAAAATTTAAGAAGTATGCAACTGGATAAGCTCGTAGAAATTGCAACCGAACTCAAGGTTGAAAACCCCAATGAACTCAAACGACAAGATTTAATGTTTGAGATTTTGAAATCTCAAGTCAACCAAGGGGGCTTTATCCTTTTTACAGGAATCTTAGAAATCACTCATGAAGGATATGGCTTTTTACGAACCACCGATACAAATTTTAGCGACAGTGCCAATGATGCCTATGTGAGTGCTACACAAGTCAAAAAATTCGCCCTGCGTAATGGTGACATCGTGACCGGACAAGTGAGACAACCTAAAGATCAAGAACGCTATTATGCACTTTTAAAAATAGAAGCGATTAATTATCTACCGATGCAAGATAGCAGAAAAAGACCACTGTTTGAAAATTTAACGCCCGTCTATCCAACAGAACGCATCAAAATGGAATACAACAGCATGAAAATCACCGGTAGAGTGTTGGACCTTTTCACTCCAATCGGAAAAGGACAACGGGGTTTGATTGTTGCTCCTCCAAGAAGCGGTAAAACCGAATTGATGAAAGAGCTCGCCAATGGCATCTCTTTTAATCATCCTGAGATTGAACTCATTGTACTTCTTGTCGATGAGCGCCCTGAGGAAGTAACCGATATGCAACGTAGCGTCAATGGTGAAGTTTATAGCTCTACCTTTGATATGCCAGCGTCTAATCATGTCAGAGTGGCTAATCTTGTCATCGAAAAAGCAAAAAGACGCGTCGAAATGGGCAAAGACGTTGTGATTTTATTAGACTCCATCACACGACTTGCACGCGCTTATAATACAGTCACCCCATCAAGTGGGAAAATCCTGAGCGGTGGTGTGGATGCCAATGCACTACACAAACCAAAACGATTTTTCGGAGCGGCCAGAAATATTGAATTTGGCGGCAGTTTAACCATCATCTCAACCGCACTGATTGAGACCGGTAGTCGTATGGATGAAGTTATTTTTGAAGAGTTTAAAGGAACCGGTAACAGTGAGATTGTCTTGGATCGTAACATCTCTGATCGTAGAATTTATCCGGCTATCAATATCATGAAATCAGCCACTCGAAAAGAAGAAATTCTCGTGGAACCTGAAACCTTACAAAAAATCTGGGCGATTCGATCTGCCATTTCTCAAATGGAAGATATCGAAGCACTCAAATTTTTATACTCTAAAATGCTCAAAACACAAGATAATGAAGAGTTGCTCTCAACCATCAATGATGGCTAG
- a CDS encoding heavy metal translocating P-type ATPase gives MQKRRCDHCHLEFDERVLFQDKSFEEGTKYFCCKGCQGVYHLLRSEGLDDFYQKMGDTELEPPKDDLGDISRFDLEGFNKKYIKSKDGFDEIYLIIEGIHCSACVWLNEKVLHQKEGIVEASINQTNNKAKIVWDPDTIKLSEIILTIRSIGYNAYPYDPSMQEVQANSIRRDYYARLLVGVFTTMNIMWIAIAQYAGYFTGMKTEVKNILNFAEFVLATPTLFYTGWVYFKGAYYGIKNHYVNMDILVATGASSAYIYSLYAMFTQKGEVYFDSVTMIVTFVFAGKYLEVLSKKKAVDRLDGFNSSVPTEVLIIKNDEKILLGVEEVKSGDIIEVKAGEKIVIDGIMMQGGSSFDTSSLTGESTPVYLKEGDKILSGYIALDTVFRYQAICDVNSSVLSKITSLLEDSMNKKPKIEKLANLVSGYFSTIILLFSVGTLLFWYFGGASFEHSLIVAISVIVIACPCALGLATPVSTLVGLGLAAKKGILFKESSFLETMAKCDVLMLDKTGTITSGQPKIVKKIYLKEFDASLLYALSSHSTHPISKAIAEYFEEEKVNTKTLEEIKSIEAKGIKARHDTHMLYGGSRSLLEENGITCQQEFHNYSEYYFAIDDEVVAIFALEDVPRIDAKESIEGIKKLGIDVVMLTGDNKEVAQKVSNLVGIDTFHASLLPQDKAKIVEEARNEGKRVVMTGDGINDALALSKSEIAITLGSGADIALNVSDVVLINNSFDSLYSAFLISKKTYRTIQENLLLSFLYNSITIPLAMAGHVIPLFAALSMSLSSLIVVGNSMRINLLKWPKKK, from the coding sequence ATGCAAAAAAGACGTTGTGATCATTGTCATCTTGAATTTGATGAACGGGTGTTGTTTCAAGATAAAAGTTTTGAAGAAGGTACAAAATATTTTTGTTGTAAAGGATGCCAGGGTGTTTACCATCTTTTGCGAAGCGAAGGCTTAGATGATTTTTACCAAAAAATGGGCGATACTGAGTTAGAACCACCAAAGGATGATTTAGGAGATATTAGTCGCTTTGATTTGGAGGGCTTTAACAAAAAATATATCAAAAGCAAAGATGGATTTGATGAGATTTATCTGATTATCGAAGGCATTCACTGCTCGGCTTGCGTGTGGCTGAATGAAAAAGTACTGCATCAAAAAGAGGGCATCGTCGAAGCGAGTATCAATCAAACCAATAATAAAGCAAAAATTGTTTGGGACCCTGATACCATTAAACTCTCAGAAATCATACTCACCATTAGAAGTATCGGGTACAATGCGTATCCTTATGACCCTAGCATGCAAGAAGTGCAAGCCAATAGTATCAGACGCGATTATTACGCGCGATTGTTGGTGGGCGTCTTTACGACGATGAATATCATGTGGATTGCCATCGCCCAATATGCAGGTTATTTTACGGGTATGAAAACAGAAGTGAAAAATATCTTAAATTTTGCAGAATTCGTACTGGCAACGCCGACACTTTTTTATACCGGATGGGTCTATTTCAAAGGGGCGTATTATGGCATCAAAAATCACTATGTTAATATGGATATTTTGGTGGCTACAGGGGCAAGTTCTGCTTACATTTACTCTCTCTATGCGATGTTTACACAAAAAGGAGAGGTCTATTTTGATTCGGTGACGATGATTGTCACCTTTGTGTTTGCTGGTAAATATCTGGAAGTACTCTCTAAGAAAAAAGCAGTTGATCGTTTGGATGGTTTTAATAGTAGCGTGCCGACTGAAGTGCTTATTATTAAAAATGATGAAAAAATTCTTTTGGGTGTAGAAGAGGTCAAAAGTGGCGATATTATCGAAGTAAAAGCCGGAGAAAAGATTGTCATCGATGGTATCATGATGCAAGGGGGAAGCTCGTTTGATACGTCTAGTTTAACAGGGGAATCAACACCGGTGTATCTTAAAGAAGGGGATAAAATTTTAAGTGGTTATATCGCTTTGGATACCGTATTTCGCTATCAGGCTATCTGTGATGTTAATTCTAGCGTATTGAGCAAAATCACCTCTTTGCTTGAAGATTCGATGAATAAAAAACCAAAAATTGAAAAACTTGCCAATTTAGTGTCAGGATATTTTTCAACCATTATTTTACTGTTCTCAGTGGGGACTTTGCTGTTTTGGTATTTTGGAGGGGCTTCGTTTGAGCACTCTTTGATTGTTGCCATTTCCGTGATTGTTATCGCCTGTCCATGCGCACTTGGATTGGCGACTCCTGTATCAACATTGGTCGGACTTGGTTTAGCGGCAAAAAAGGGTATTTTATTCAAAGAATCCTCCTTTTTGGAAACGATGGCAAAGTGTGATGTGTTGATGTTAGATAAAACCGGTACGATTACATCAGGGCAGCCCAAAATTGTCAAAAAAATCTATCTGAAAGAATTTGATGCATCGCTTCTTTATGCGCTCAGCAGTCACTCAACACATCCTATCAGTAAAGCAATCGCTGAATATTTTGAAGAAGAAAAAGTCAATACCAAAACCTTAGAAGAGATTAAAAGTATCGAAGCAAAAGGGATTAAAGCGCGTCATGATACGCACATGCTCTATGGTGGAAGCCGAAGTTTACTTGAAGAAAATGGAATTACTTGTCAACAAGAATTTCACAATTATAGTGAATATTATTTTGCGATTGATGATGAGGTCGTGGCAATTTTCGCACTTGAAGATGTCCCAAGAATTGATGCTAAAGAGAGTATCGAAGGGATTAAAAAATTGGGCATTGATGTCGTGATGCTAACAGGTGACAATAAAGAAGTCGCTCAAAAGGTATCAAACCTTGTCGGAATTGACACATTTCATGCTTCACTTTTACCTCAAGATAAAGCTAAAATAGTGGAAGAAGCCAGAAATGAAGGCAAACGTGTGGTGATGACCGGAGATGGGATTAATGATGCATTGGCTCTTTCAAAAAGTGAGATTGCTATTACATTAGGAAGTGGTGCGGATATTGCTTTGAATGTGAGTGATGTGGTATTGATTAATAATTCGTTTGATTCACTCTATAGTGCTTTTTTGATTTCTAAAAAAACTTATCGAACGATTCAAGAAAATCTATTGTTATCCTTTTTATATAATTCCATTACGATTCCCCTCGCGATGGCCGGTCATGTTATCCCGCTGTTTGCTGCACTTTCGATGTCGCTTAGCTCTTTGATTGTGGTAGGAAATTCGATGCGGATTAATTTGCTCAAATGGCCAAAGAAAAAATAA
- the ccoS gene encoding cbb3-type cytochrome oxidase assembly protein CcoS: MSSWVIAMMLGASITLGAFGLWALIWGLRTGQFEDQNKFLDGALYDNEESLQDAVMLEERKKNIKKQKEKKRAKEKGYRPPD, translated from the coding sequence ATGAGTAGTTGGGTGATTGCGATGATGCTAGGTGCTTCTATTACGTTGGGTGCATTTGGACTCTGGGCTCTCATCTGGGGCTTGAGAACGGGACAATTTGAAGATCAAAACAAATTTTTAGATGGGGCTTTGTATGATAATGAAGAGTCGTTGCAAGATGCTGTGATGTTAGAAGAGCGAAAGAAAAATATCAAAAAACAAAAAGAGAAAAAGAGAGCGAAAGAGAAGGGATATCGTCCTCCGGATTAA
- a CDS encoding c-type cytochrome, translating to MKKIIGLLLICATSSLMAANGALIYQKCAKCHGIHGKHKAFGKSSRIAGAKAKQTIAILQIFKHMSNVDKFAKVMSKQVEKLSDADIKAVAEYISTLK from the coding sequence ATGAAAAAAATTATAGGGTTGCTATTGATTTGTGCGACTTCCAGTTTGATGGCTGCAAATGGGGCACTCATATACCAAAAATGTGCAAAATGTCATGGTATTCACGGGAAGCACAAAGCCTTTGGAAAATCTTCACGAATCGCAGGGGCAAAAGCCAAACAGACGATTGCTATATTGCAAATCTTCAAACATATGTCAAACGTCGACAAATTTGCCAAAGTCATGAGTAAACAAGTAGAAAAACTCAGTGATGCAGATATCAAAGCCGTCGCCGAATACATTTCCACGCTAAAATAA
- a CDS encoding c-type cytochrome — translation MKKVILASVVALGASTALMAGVNAAACKACHGQNWEKHALGKSVIVKDLTHAQIAEGLKGYKAGTFGGAMKGIMKGQVAKYTDAELEAFSKTIGK, via the coding sequence ATGAAAAAAGTTATTTTAGCTTCCGTTGTCGCTCTTGGCGCAAGCACTGCATTAATGGCAGGTGTTAATGCCGCAGCATGTAAAGCATGTCACGGACAAAACTGGGAAAAACACGCTCTTGGTAAATCTGTCATTGTTAAAGATTTAACACATGCACAAATTGCAGAAGGACTTAAAGGCTATAAAGCTGGTACTTTCGGTGGTGCGATGAAAGGTATCATGAAAGGTCAAGTAGCAAAATATACTGACGCGGAACTTGAAGCATTTTCAAAAACTATCGGTAAATAA
- a CDS encoding tetratricopeptide repeat protein — translation MLKGYVVGLLLPILLYANQYTICTIKRFDAAIATKQIEKILDKEPENVTCLIQLANIYLKKGKLAKGFQILTDAYGIDSSIVKNSEIAKIIPFALQVTKLRDAAMKTNNFLYWNQLADGYNELSILDEAIIGYEKSLKINPIQNTIRLKLAFAYRKNGRIYSCIHELKTVLSHDKNNFYATYYLGRILKEDLKNSQEALKYFKRADALLDAYKKDMKPDNYLRFKHNISKELQ, via the coding sequence GTGTTAAAGGGCTATGTTGTCGGGTTATTACTCCCTATATTATTATATGCTAATCAATATACTATCTGTACTATCAAACGATTTGATGCTGCTATTGCAACAAAGCAAATAGAAAAAATATTGGATAAAGAGCCCGAAAATGTTACCTGTTTGATACAATTAGCAAATATATACCTCAAAAAAGGGAAACTTGCCAAAGGATTTCAAATTTTGACAGATGCTTATGGGATTGATTCTAGTATCGTCAAAAATAGTGAAATTGCCAAAATCATACCTTTTGCATTGCAAGTCACAAAGCTCAGAGATGCTGCTATGAAGACCAATAATTTTCTGTACTGGAACCAACTCGCTGATGGATACAATGAATTGAGTATTTTGGATGAGGCGATTATCGGGTATGAAAAAAGTCTAAAAATTAATCCAATTCAAAATACAATAAGATTAAAATTAGCATTTGCTTATAGAAAAAACGGACGTATTTATAGTTGTATTCATGAACTCAAAACAGTGCTCTCTCATGATAAAAATAATTTTTATGCTACCTATTATTTAGGGAGGATATTGAAAGAAGATTTGAAAAATTCTCAAGAAGCTTTAAAATATTTTAAAAGAGCCGATGCACTGCTTGATGCATATAAAAAAGATATGAAACCAGACAATTATCTACGTTTTAAGCATAATATTTCAAAGGAATTGCAATGA
- the gmhB gene encoding D-glycero-beta-D-manno-heptose 1,7-bisphosphate 7-phosphatase gives MNKAIFLDRDGIINIDKAYVVKIEDFEFSPHIFEVLAYLQHLDYKLIIVTNQSGIGRGYYSEKDFETLTKWMVKQCAQNGIMIEAVYHCPHTPEDHCDCRKPRPKMLEDAMKDYDIDPQNSWMIGDKASDIEAGMNAGISQTIFVNNTRCDKAKYNAKTIFDIISIIKE, from the coding sequence ATGAATAAAGCGATTTTTTTAGACCGTGATGGCATTATCAACATTGATAAAGCTTATGTCGTAAAAATTGAAGATTTTGAATTTTCTCCACATATTTTTGAGGTATTAGCCTATTTACAACATTTAGATTATAAGCTCATTATCGTGACCAATCAATCGGGTATAGGCAGAGGATATTATAGTGAAAAAGACTTTGAAACACTGACAAAGTGGATGGTGAAACAATGTGCCCAAAACGGTATCATGATAGAGGCAGTTTATCATTGCCCCCATACGCCAGAAGATCACTGTGACTGTCGCAAACCCAGACCAAAAATGCTCGAAGATGCGATGAAGGATTATGATATTGACCCCCAAAATTCGTGGATGATTGGGGATAAAGCCAGTGATATTGAAGCGGGTATGAATGCCGGTATTTCTCAGACGATTTTTGTCAATAACACCCGATGTGACAAGGCTAAATATAATGCTAAAACAATTTTTGATATAATCTCTATCATTAAAGAATAA
- the rfaD gene encoding ADP-glyceromanno-heptose 6-epimerase, whose translation MIYSNSDFNNKTILITGGAGFIGSNLAFYFQKHYPNATIVVFDKFRNEETFANGNLKSFGHFKNLLGFKGLVISGDLNDPEDLKKLEDFNFDYIFHEAAISDTTVSDQKIMMDTNVYAFKKLLDMAERMNASMIYASSAATYGDSARFSIGYESPNNVYGFSKLMMDNLAATYMKKEKISIVGLRYFNVYGEREFHKNKTASMVLQFGLQLLRGDNAKLFVKSDIIKRDFIYIEDVIQANIKACNPLKSGVYNVGTGMARSFQDIVDGLKGALNIQREDIYIPNPYEKQYQFFTEADIHLSREFLNYEPKYSLEKGIEAYLPEIQRIYDHEIAHG comes from the coding sequence GTGATTTATAGTAACAGTGATTTTAATAATAAAACCATTCTCATAACAGGAGGAGCCGGGTTTATTGGCAGTAATTTGGCTTTTTATTTTCAAAAACATTACCCCAATGCTACGATTGTGGTGTTTGATAAATTTCGGAATGAAGAAACCTTTGCCAATGGCAATCTCAAGAGTTTTGGGCATTTTAAAAACCTACTTGGCTTTAAGGGGTTGGTTATTAGTGGCGATTTGAACGACCCAGAAGATCTCAAAAAATTAGAAGATTTCAACTTTGATTATATCTTTCATGAAGCCGCCATCAGTGACACCACGGTCAGCGATCAAAAGATCATGATGGATACGAATGTTTATGCTTTTAAAAAGCTCCTTGATATGGCAGAGCGTATGAACGCTTCGATGATTTATGCCTCAAGTGCCGCAACGTATGGCGATAGTGCGCGTTTTAGTATCGGTTATGAAAGCCCCAATAATGTCTATGGCTTTAGTAAGCTCATGATGGACAATCTCGCGGCTACTTATATGAAAAAAGAGAAGATATCCATCGTCGGATTGCGCTATTTTAATGTCTATGGTGAGCGAGAGTTTCACAAGAATAAAACCGCATCGATGGTCTTGCAGTTTGGCTTGCAATTGTTGCGAGGAGATAATGCAAAGCTCTTTGTAAAAAGTGATATTATCAAAAGAGATTTTATCTATATAGAAGATGTAATCCAAGCCAATATAAAAGCATGCAACCCTCTAAAGAGTGGTGTGTATAATGTAGGGACGGGCATGGCTCGCAGTTTTCAAGATATCGTAGATGGATTAAAAGGTGCTTTGAATATTCAAAGAGAAGATATTTATATCCCAAATCCTTATGAAAAACAGTACCAATTTTTCACAGAAGCTGATATCCATTTGAGTCGTGAATTTTTAAATTATGAGCCTAAGTATTCACTGGAAAAAGGAATCGAAGCCTATCTTCCTGAAATTCAACGCATTTATGATCATGAAATAGCCCATGGATAA